In Nicotiana tabacum cultivar K326 chromosome 10, ASM71507v2, whole genome shotgun sequence, the DNA window TTTTTCTGGGGGAATATTGTGCTGATAATTTCACTGATAGACTATGGCTATCCGTAGCTTGTCCTTTCCTTGCTCTAACATGAATATAGTCCTTTGGTCGCATAGGAGGCTTTTGATTTTGAGTTTCATGACCTTCATTATTTCCCTTTGATTCCTCCATGTTAACTGCTCCATTTTCTGTCTCATTACCTTCTACTTCTTGTTTACATCTCTTTGTTCTTGCATTATCATCACCTTCACCTCcctaaaattaaaatttgattagCCACTAATTGCATTAGTTAAGCAAATCAAGATTATTTTGACTTCATAATAATCCTAACCATGTTTCCATTAGCGGGGAGAGCTTCTTTTGTTTCCTCTTGAagagttgtttttctttttctagtaGAATTCAATTCAGTTGGTGTTTTTGGCCCTGTTTCTCCACTTGGCTCTGAAATAGACTCATTAGAATTAGTGATAGGCCTGCCCAAATTTGTAGACATCAATTCCATCCTTGTTTGGCCCGAATTATTGATTTGCAAAGGGGATCCAGCTTGTTTCAGAGAAGGGCTACTTGAAACTCTAGGCAATTTTCCATTCCCCAATTGTTGAGCAGATCTATGTGTCAATTCCCCCAATGGACTTGTTCTACCGTTACAACAATGAAGCTTCtgcaatgaaaaagagaaaaagtgaaAGGTATATAAAGCAAAAAACCAACAACAAGATTCTCTTTAATCAGCATAAGCACTTTCCTAATGCTACAGTCTTCCTTAACTATACAAATTTTGGTACAAAAGATTAATCTCAGCACCTACAATTTAGTCTCACATGGCCATTTCATTAGCAAATAACTTGACATCAACTCTGTCCATCTATTTCCTCCACTAGTTTGCATGCTTGTGTAGTGATGAATAATGACAAATCGATATATTATTGAGTAATATACCATTAAAGTATGAGAAATATTTCTGTCAGTGAAAGTTCAGTCAAACTGTTTATTTATTGCTCCAAAATTTAATAGTATCAAAAGATGACAATAGAGGATCTTTTCTTAAAATTAGAATTGAAATACCTGGTGAGTGATTGTATTCTGAGGCTTTAACTTTCATATAACTTAACAACAGCTTTTGAAGAAGAACCATGCAAATTCCTTTTACAAATTAGAGTGTCTGAAATGCTTAAAACAGCAAAGCTACTAACTAAAGACTATTGGAATTACAGTGTTCTTAAGTTGAATTGAACTTAGAAATAGGTCAAGCAACAAACTGAAAAAGAATGGATAACAGATTGAATCACAAGATTTACTATTCCAAATCACCAGAATATTATTTCCAGAAGGAATGCAACTCTTAACTCGCTATGGGGTCAGTGCATCATTATAACTGCGGTTCAAGCATtttgtcatgggcggctttccagccgtgCCCCTTGACCCCTTGGGCgtgccccgtggcgtcctagcaagccttccaatgcctagcgccactgacggccccgtggtcttggccgcgccaagtgacaagcgcgcatgtgcctctgtcgccccaccgatatccctcgccaacgcccaaccgcaggcagatgccaacagcgccgcgcgtgCAGACaacgccgcgcgcgcagaccctgattcCAAAGACTATGCTGCTGACAACGAACCTGTTTTCTGCCTTAtagcaaactaagtctttttcattgtaaatatagagtagttttattccatgtacttccattatgtttctctagcttaatcaagtctagtcttgtagctttggattatttttttaagcattattagggggatcaagcaatcaaactttctagcaagcaaacaattctctgtactggtgtctctccccctcgacaccgcgttgcctttctgtaatagctttcattaatgcaatcaagctttctttcattctcaattctcattcctgttctctcaattgctcttgacattggttttcccgtacggcactgacaatctagtctagcgtacggaggggacctcagttggcggacaacaactgcactgacatcagttgcttagccttacgtcgcccttccaaagaATCTCAGGAAgacgccgcgtaacagttggtatcagagcctaggctcgacatcggacgagggaacgcattgccattaccaccattctgaccatggtgaatcatggggaccgcATTGCGGCCCTTGAACAGACGGTTGACGGATTACTGCCCATCATGGATACGGTGCCTGAACTAAGAACCAGCCTAGGGCAAAGGTTGGATGACCTGGACCGCAGGGtgctccaggccgaagttgacatagaaaacatcagtcgtgactccgagGGAGATCGGCAAACGacagccacagaggcagccgaaatttttggcaaattcgagggactccaacaggagcgtgccgaggatttagcttacagggcacaagaggcagacagggtgactgtcatgcaacaaactattgacgacttgacagacaagctcaatgttgtcaatgctacTTTACAGGGCCTACTGCGAGGCGGTGGAAACCAGATCGGGGGCGCTGCAAACCCCACTTCCGCGacacaaaaactgaaaattcctgagccaaagccatacagttgAGCTAGGAATGCCAAGGAAGTGGAGAACTTCATCTTTGATGTCGAACAATATTTCGATGCTGTtggggcctagaagaagctaagaaggtagcaactgctgccatgtatcttcagggtgatgctaaactctggtggcgggtgcaatacgaagccatcaaggccggtgaagatgctctcgaaacatgggcagaactgaaggcaaccatccgcctacagttcttccccgaaaatgttgaatacaattcaaggagaaagctacgggagctccgccagaccaaatctgtgcgggactacgtgcgggaattctccgcgctcatgctaagcatacgcgacatgggggacaaagacaagctcttcactttcctagaagggctgaaaccttatgcccgtatggaacgggtagataccctgcccaaggcgatccaagcagctgaatgccttggggactatcaaatggaagctcggaaggataggcctcaaccgCCTGCCCGAGCGGGATTCAAAAGGGGCCAGTctagcaatggtggccctagcagaagtgggggagatcggagctCAACCAAACCTAAGGCTCCCTCCACAGGCAGCAACAGTGCTGcgtctaacaacaatgatcgggggaggaagcctccttcaggatgccgtcattgcggcggaccacattggaacaatgagtgcccacatgcacagatgaacgcccatcaGACTTTTGATGATGGGACGGATGACGATTCAGACGATGCGGATCAGACTGAACcagtaggtgccttcaatgcaattgttggctccatttctgaggcATTAGCAGAGACTAGTGCTGGTATCTgtaagaagaaggacccatgtccagtcaccaagaaaggggaaaagaaggcGGATGATGAGACTCCTCTTAAGcacgagaggaccttaatgttcgttgagatgaaggtgaatggcaagcccattcgggccatggtagacacgggtgctacccacaactacttagcctcgactcaggtggagcgccttGGTCTAGTTGTAGGGAAAGGTAGAGGCCGTGTCAAAGCTATCAACTCACCTCCccagccagtgggtggaatagccaaagaagtaccgatgaagcttggcccttacgaaggaaaattcaacctgcgcgtggtgatcatagacgacttcgagttgatagttggattggaattcctgaggcaaaccaacaccatgcctgtaccgtatgctgacatgttactgatgatgggagcaaacgggaccaagccctgcattatcccgtgcatgcctatgaagatggccgttgaaaacatctcggccttgcagttgaagaagggggtcaaaagaaatgaacccacgttcctggcaATCCTCTGCATCGAAGATGTAGAatgctcctcgggtcccattcctgaacccgtgaaggagctactactagagtttgaagatgtcatgccacaagacatgccaaagcgactACCGCCTAGGCGCACTGTGGACTATGAAATTGAGCTGGTGCCGGGcgcgaagccacctgcccgggcgccttacagaatgtcacaacccgaactcaccgagcttcggagacaattgacgaaaatgctagacacagggattatcgtgtcctccaaatccccatacgggtcccctgtgctattccaaaagaaacatgatggtagtctacgactctgtgtggactatcgggatctaaacaaaattactgtgaagaacaagtaccctatttCGCTAATGacagacttgttcgatagactgggtggtgcgacggtgttcaccaaaatagacctgaagacaggttattggcaagttcggattgcagagggtgatgagcacaagacgacctgtgtgacaagatatgggtcgtacgatttcctggttatgccattcggcttgactaacgccccagctacattttgcactttgatgaaccaagtcttccgagagtacattgatgaattcgtggtggtctacttggatgacattgtggtatatagccaaacattggaggaacacctgatgcacttgcggaaggtcctagctcgattgcgggagcatgaactatatgcgaagctatctaagtgctcctttgctcaaaagcaaattgacttcctcggacatgtcatcgaggaagggcggatcaagatggaccagcagaagattcaggcaatcacagattggccgccacctaaggatatccacgccttgagggCGTTCCTTGGTCTATGCAATTTCTATCGGCGATTCGTGAAAaactactccctcattgcagtaccattgacagaactcctcaagaaggtcacgccttgggaatggggacccaagcgagcggaggccttcaacgcattgaaagcggctatgtctagtagccccgtcttggcccttcctgatctggccaagccattcgaagtacaAACAGATGCATCTGACTATGCCCTCAGTGGCGTcctgctacaagaagggcatcctgtagcgtacgagagccggaaGCTAAAAgatgcagagcggcgctatgccgcccatgagaaagaattattggctgtcgtcCACTGCTTGCGCCtctggaggcactatctgctggggaccccgttcgtggtcaagacaaACAACACagctgttagccatttcatgacccagccaaagtTGAATGGTTGACAggccaggtggcaggaactcctagctgaattccactttaacctggagtaccgaagtgggaagaccaatcatgttgctgatgcgctcagtcggagagctgatctagcatcggtgtgcttactcgccaccctaagggggagcgaAGTAGCCACCTCCATCAAGGACCAGATACAAGATCTACTCATCAAAGAccctgctgcacagtatttggttgatttggtaggacaaggcaagactcgccagttctacatagAAGATGGTTTTCTGAAGGTGAAAGGGAActgactttatgttcctaaaggaggagatctacgaaggactcttctggcggaatgtcatgatactctgtgggccggccatcccggtgaagaacgcaccatggcgttacttcgccgtgcatattattggcctcaaatggccgatgacgttgctcagtatgtgaagacttgtctagtatgccagaaggacaaGTCAGACCGCTTAACACAGGCgggactcttggaaccactagctgtcccaaagagaccttgggaaagtgtttccctggatttcatcaccggattgcccaaggtcggagatctaacaactatcttggttgtggtagatcggttttccaaatatgctacctttattgctgccccacaatatatatcagcagaagatacagctcgactcttcttctctcatgtcgtcaaatattggggcctacccaaagacattgttagtgatcgtgactcacgcttcactagcaacttttggacccaactctttaagtgccttgggtcgaagctgagtcacagctcaagttttcatccgcaatctgatggccagacggagcggttcaatggtatgttggaggaatatctccgtcattttgtaaccggatcgcagaaaaattgggtgaagcttctggatgctgctcaactgtgtttcaattcacaaaagagctctagtacaaacaaaagcgcttttgaaattgttaccggacagcaaccgctactcccacacacagtcaacgcaccaaatatgtctaaatctcctcgagctgctagcttctctaaagagtggaagcaaaatttggagatagtgcggagctatcttgtcaaggctcaaaagcggatgaagaggcatgctgatcagaatcgtcgctttgttgaataccaagtaggagacaaagtgatggtcaaaattccaaagcGTTACTTATTTGcgaggggtccatgaccctcgcttattgcaaaaatatatcagacccttgtccattgaaaggcgtattgggaaagttgcataccgggtggataccccagcttggtggaaaattcatcatgtcttccatgtcagcctcctgaaaccttttcgggaagatacGGAGGATCCTTCAAGGAGCCAGctcacaatacccagtattcgagggcccaattcaaccgggaaaaggcgtgttgaagctatccttgatgatagagtgattcatgcctcaaggaaagatcaccaagagttcttggtgaaatggcagggctgtgatgcagaggagaacacttgggagaggggaacaaacctcaaagcctacaagagcctaattgaagattatcttgcaagtaaggcgccgaggacgtcgccaactcaggtgggggagaatgtcatgggcggctttccagccgtgccccatgaccccttgggcgcgccccgtggcgtcctagcaagccttccaatgcctagcgccacggacggccccgtggtcttggtcgcgccaagtgacaagcgcgcatgtgcctctgttgccccaccgatatccctctccagcgcccaaccgcaggcagatgccaacagcgccgcgcgcgcagacaacgccgcgcgcgcagaccctgatgccaaagtCTATGCTGCCGACAACAGACCTGTTTTCTGCCTTAtagcaaactaagtctttttcattgtaaatatagagttgttttattccatgtacttccattatgtttctctagcttaatcaagtctagtcttgtagctttggattattttttttaagcattattaggagggatcaagcaatcaaactttctagcaagcaaacaattctctgtactggtgtttctccccctcgacaccgcgttgcctttctgtaatagctttcattaatgcaatcaagctttctttcattctcaattctcattcctgttctctcaattgctcttgacattggttttcccgtacgtcactgacaatctagtctagcgtacggaggggacctcagttggcggacaacaactgcactgacatcagttgtttagccttacgtcgcccttccaaggaatctcaggaagcgCCGCGTAACAATTTGCACACCCATTATCTTTGTATGTACACATTCTTAATGCTATACTGTTGCTCTCCAAATATATGCTGCCAAATCTTGAGTTATATTTTCATTGATGCTGCCAACTCAGTAGGACATATTTGGTTCTTAGTTTACTAAGAAATGCTAGCTATAGtatgaatatttgtttaagaatGCCCCATTTCTCTTTAGTACTTAAGATCATAAGCCACACCCAGCTGCCAAGTAAATCACAAATGCTTAAACAAGCTGTTGAAGGTCATGTAAAACATTCTATGAAAGAtatgcatcagccaccatataATATGGTCTGCTCTTCAGGAAAATGATGTTTATTAACATAGAAGGACTAACCAAGTAAGAATACACTATTGACCAGTTTCCATGACAAGTGAAGATGATTAAATTTTGCCGCATCTTACTGGTAGTAATGATAGTTTGGAAAATTGGCACCAAATTGTCACAGTTCAATATATGGGAGGTGGCGTCATGTCTCAACTTGTTGTTTTCTGCTACTTAAGTTTGGTTGTCATATAAGAAGTGAAAGCTATCGTCCAGTTTCTTTATACAATATGTTTATCACTTTTTTAATATGAACTTGTCAGCTTTACATGAAaagtttttcatatttgtttttatGTAACCAGGCAAAAAAGAAGGAAACTTCGTGCACTCAACATGTTTGACAATTTTTCTTAGAGGAAAATTAGTATGCTGGCCAAGTCCGATTACTATAGTAATTTTTTTTCATCTTCTACTGGTTGTGTGGCTTTCGATCTAGGGgctagtttgatgtttgttaagTGGTGAATCTTTAATTAGACTCTGTTTGTGTCTTCGTGTGCTATTCGGATATTACAATCTCCTGCTTGACATCTGGTTGTTGTTAGTCCATGCTTTTAGCCGATTAATAAATTAGCTTGGTTGTTCTGTTGGTTGATAGTTGCATTCAGTTAGTTTCTCTTGATAAGGATCTGTTAGTATCCATGTTTTAGGATTTGAATGGTTGTTACATGGAAAAATATGTGAGACACTGCTGTTTTGTTACATGGAAACAATTAAGCCGACTATAGTTACTTGTGGTTGAGGTCTGCAGATTTGGTATTGAAATGCCCATCTTCATTAGGTGAATGCAGCTAATATAGTGGCATAAATGATGTAAATCTTAATTTTCTTCTTGTCTATTGCTATGCCCGATGCAGAGTGTTGGGCTGTCTTTCTTAAGTTGTCGACGTGAAACTCGTGATGAGTATCTATAGTATAATATACTATAGATACTTTTCTGGTTGCTATTTCTGTCTTGTTAATTGAGGCATTGCTTGTAAGTTGTAAAATGCCATTTGTGAGTTGTAACTTATAAATGAACCGCACGGCATATTTTGAGGTATGCTTCTTATATTGGATTTGATTCGTGGAGTTCTTTCCATCATGTATATATTTTTAGCAGAATAGCATTAATGAGAATCCATCTATCATCTTGTTATACGAAATGCTATCGAGTTGCCTCCTACAATTATACATTATGTTAAAAGCTTCATCATTGCAGTTTTGCCTTAAGCTATTCTAAAACAGTACAAAACAATAGTTGATAATATTTCAAGAACAACTAGCCAAGATCATTGATGACACCGATATTGAGAGTATTGAGGAATGATATGATTATTTGACCTCCATTTATTGTTGTACTATTTATGTAAAGAAGAAATATCTGCTTTATGCTCAGGCCATTGCAC includes these proteins:
- the LOC107827306 gene encoding uncharacterized protein LOC107827306; translation: MYLQGDAKLWWRVQYEAIKAGEDALETWAELKATIRLQFFPENVEYNSRRKLRELRQTKSVRDYVREFSALMLSIRDMGDKDKLFTFLEGLKPYARMERVDTLPKAIQAAECLGDYQMEARKDRPQPPARAGFKRGQSSNGGPSRSGGDRSSTKPKAPSTGSNSAASNNNDRGRKPPSGCRHCGGPHWNNECPHAQMNAHQTFDDGTDDDSDDADQTEPVGAFNAIVGSISEALAETSAGICKKKDPCPVTKKGEKKADDETPLKHERTLMFVEMKVNGKPIRAMVDTGATHNYLASTQVERLGLVVGKGRGRVKAINSPPQPVGGIAKEVPMKLGPYEGKFNLRVVIIDDFELIVGLEFLRQTNTMPVPYADMLLMMGANGTKPCIIPCMPMKMAVENISALQLKKGVKRNEPTFLAILCIEDVECSSGPIPEPVKELLLEFEDVMPQDMPKRLPPRRTVDYEIELVPGAKPPARAPYRMSQPELTELRRQLTKMLDTGIIVSSKSPYGSPVLFQKKHDGSLRLCVDYRDLNKITVKNKYPISLMTDLFDRLGGATVFTKIDLKTGYWQVRIAEGDEHKTTCVTRYGSYDFLVMPFGLTNAPATFCTLMNQVFREYIDEFVVVYLDDIVVYSQTLEEHLMHLRKVLARLREHELYAKLSKCSFAQKQIDFLGHVIEEGRIKMDQQKIQAITDWPPPKDIHALRAFLGLCNFYRRFVKNYSLIAVPLTELLKKVTPWEWGPKRAEAFNALKAAMSSSPVLALPDLAKPFEVQTDASDYALSGVLLQEGHPVAYESRKLKDAERRYAAHEKELLAVVHCLRLWRHYLLGTPFVVKTNNTAVSHFMTQPKLNG